One genomic region from Conexibacter woesei DSM 14684 encodes:
- the atpH gene encoding ATP synthase F1 subunit delta gives MEEIAQVYSRALFEVAKEHGKLDVVREQLGQFADALEQNRDLAVFFFSPYFSTDEKKEGLRRAVDGADPTFVNFLQTLLERHRMPAIYRIRAEYERLWDQERKLLPVEVTSAIDLDEATVKSIGDRIGEQTGQQVELTSRVDPSILGGIVLRVGNQILDASIKHRLDQLRKHVAQA, from the coding sequence ATGGAAGAGATCGCCCAGGTCTACTCGCGCGCGCTGTTCGAGGTTGCCAAGGAACACGGCAAGCTCGACGTCGTGCGCGAGCAGCTCGGCCAGTTCGCCGACGCGCTCGAGCAGAACCGCGACCTCGCGGTCTTCTTCTTCTCTCCGTACTTCTCGACGGACGAGAAGAAGGAGGGGCTGCGCAGAGCGGTCGACGGTGCCGACCCGACGTTCGTCAACTTCCTGCAGACGCTGCTCGAGCGTCACCGCATGCCGGCGATCTACCGCATCCGTGCGGAGTACGAGCGGCTGTGGGATCAGGAGAGAAAGCTGCTGCCCGTCGAGGTGACGAGCGCAATCGACCTCGACGAGGCGACGGTCAAGAGCATCGGCGACCGCATCGGGGAGCAGACCGGCCAGCAGGTCGAGCTGACCAGCAGAGTCGACCCCTCGATCCTCGGCGGGATCGTCCTGCGCGTCGGCAACCAGATCCTCGACGCCTCGATCAAGCACCGCCTGGACCAACTTCGCAAGCACGTCGCGCAGGCATAG
- the atpA gene encoding F0F1 ATP synthase subunit alpha: MQIKPDEITSILKSRIEGLDSGSADLTEVGTVLSVADGIARVHGLENCMSFEMLELPHDVTGLALNLESDNVGVVLFGDWQKVVEGDTVKRTGRLLEIPVGDALLGRIVDPLGNPLDGKGDVVASEYRPAEFKAPGVVQRQPVTEPMQTGLKAVDAMIPIGRGQRELIIGDRQTGKTAIAIDTIINNKDSGVVSVYVAIGQRLATVVGIAETLAENGALDSTIIVAAAADEAAPIKFMAPYAGAAMAEYFLYKGQHALAVYDDLTKHAYAYRQMSLLLRRPPGREAYPGDVFYLHSRLLERSVKLNDELGGGSMTALPIIETQGGDVSAYIPTNVISITDGQIFLEPKLFFSGVRPAINVGISVSRVGGNAQIKPMKKVAGKIKLELSQFRELEAFAQFGSDLDADTQRTLARGNRLVRTLNQNERSPLAVEDQVIQLYAATNGFLDRINVDKVEKFLDGLTRRAHSEAGDLRKAIAGGDWSEETEKGVNTLVERYADDFGFDLDEEGQPLEEGAAPAVRSSANGDAAAEREQETAAV, from the coding sequence ATGCAGATCAAGCCCGACGAGATCACCTCCATTCTGAAGAGCCGCATCGAGGGCCTCGACAGCGGCAGCGCCGACCTGACCGAGGTCGGCACCGTTCTGTCCGTCGCGGACGGCATCGCCCGCGTGCACGGGCTCGAGAACTGCATGTCGTTCGAGATGCTCGAGCTGCCGCACGACGTCACCGGCCTCGCGCTCAACCTCGAGTCCGACAACGTCGGCGTCGTGCTGTTCGGCGACTGGCAGAAGGTCGTCGAGGGCGACACCGTCAAGCGCACCGGCAGACTGCTCGAGATCCCGGTCGGCGACGCCCTCCTCGGGCGCATCGTCGACCCGCTCGGCAACCCGCTCGACGGCAAGGGCGACGTCGTCGCCAGCGAGTACCGCCCGGCGGAGTTCAAGGCCCCCGGCGTCGTCCAGCGTCAGCCGGTCACCGAGCCGATGCAGACCGGCCTCAAGGCCGTCGACGCGATGATCCCGATCGGCCGCGGCCAGCGCGAGCTGATCATCGGCGACCGCCAGACCGGCAAGACGGCGATCGCGATCGACACGATCATCAACAACAAGGACTCGGGCGTCGTCTCGGTCTACGTCGCGATCGGGCAGCGCCTCGCGACCGTCGTCGGCATCGCCGAGACGCTTGCGGAGAACGGCGCGCTCGACTCGACGATCATCGTCGCCGCCGCTGCCGACGAGGCCGCGCCGATCAAGTTCATGGCGCCGTACGCCGGCGCCGCGATGGCGGAGTACTTCCTCTACAAGGGCCAGCACGCGCTCGCGGTCTACGACGACCTCACCAAGCACGCATACGCCTACCGCCAGATGTCGCTCCTGCTCCGCCGCCCGCCGGGCCGCGAGGCGTACCCGGGCGACGTCTTCTACCTCCACTCACGCCTGCTGGAGCGCTCCGTCAAGCTCAACGACGAGCTCGGCGGCGGCTCGATGACGGCGCTGCCGATCATCGAGACGCAGGGCGGCGACGTCTCGGCGTACATCCCGACGAACGTGATCTCGATCACCGACGGCCAGATCTTCCTCGAGCCGAAGCTGTTCTTCTCGGGCGTGCGTCCGGCCATCAACGTCGGCATCTCCGTCTCCCGCGTCGGCGGCAACGCGCAGATCAAGCCGATGAAGAAGGTCGCCGGCAAGATCAAGCTCGAGCTGTCGCAGTTCCGCGAGCTGGAGGCGTTCGCGCAGTTCGGGTCCGACCTCGACGCCGACACGCAGCGCACGCTCGCGCGCGGCAACCGGCTCGTGAGAACGCTCAACCAGAACGAGCGTTCGCCGCTGGCCGTCGAGGACCAGGTCATCCAGCTGTACGCCGCGACGAACGGCTTCCTCGACCGCATCAACGTCGACAAGGTCGAGAAGTTCCTCGACGGTCTGACGCGCCGCGCGCACTCCGAGGCGGGCGACCTGCGCAAGGCGATCGCCGGTGGCGACTGGTCGGAGGAGACCGAGAAGGGCGTCAACACGCTCGTCGAGCGCTACGCCGACGACTTCGGCTTCGACCTCGACGAGGAAGGCCAGCCGCTCGAGGAGGGCGCCGCCCCGGCGGTCCGCTCCTCCGCCAACGGCGACGCCGCCGCTGAGCGCGAGCAGGAGACCGCGGCGGTCTAG
- the atpG gene encoding ATP synthase F1 subunit gamma, translated as MAQRDVKNRIASVKNIQKITRAMEMVAAARLRRAETRIAALRPYAGALRRMTRQAAEAAGDVPALPILSEHAEEKRVALLLVTADRGLAGAFNSQIIRAGLRTADEHVADGREVVYYATGRRGVSSLTFRNRAPEQAFTGFTERPSYANAREIANALTAAYIDGKVDRVEILYNGYISPMSQEVRRETLLPLQQATILDAHDDDEHAAGESNAHALVDYEPEPEEILERLVPDYVEISIFRALLESTASELGARMTAMRSASDNAGEIIDDLTLEMNRARQAEITQEIMEVVAGAEALG; from the coding sequence ATGGCTCAGCGAGACGTCAAGAACCGCATCGCGTCGGTCAAGAACATCCAGAAGATCACCCGCGCGATGGAGATGGTCGCGGCGGCGCGCCTGCGGCGCGCCGAGACGCGCATCGCGGCGCTGCGCCCGTACGCGGGCGCGCTTCGCCGCATGACGCGTCAGGCGGCGGAGGCGGCCGGCGACGTGCCGGCGCTGCCGATCCTCTCCGAGCACGCCGAGGAGAAGCGGGTGGCGCTGCTGCTCGTGACCGCCGACCGCGGCCTTGCCGGCGCGTTCAACTCACAGATCATCCGCGCCGGCCTGCGGACGGCCGACGAGCACGTCGCCGACGGCAGAGAGGTCGTGTACTACGCGACCGGTCGCCGCGGCGTCTCGTCGCTGACGTTCCGCAACCGCGCCCCGGAGCAGGCTTTCACCGGCTTCACGGAGCGGCCGTCGTACGCGAACGCGCGTGAGATCGCGAACGCGCTCACGGCGGCCTACATCGACGGCAAGGTCGACCGCGTCGAGATCCTCTACAACGGCTACATCTCGCCGATGTCGCAGGAGGTCCGTCGCGAGACGCTGCTGCCGCTCCAGCAGGCGACGATCCTCGACGCGCACGACGACGACGAGCACGCCGCGGGCGAGAGCAACGCGCACGCGCTCGTCGACTACGAGCCGGAGCCCGAGGAGATCCTCGAGCGGCTCGTGCCGGACTACGTCGAGATCTCGATCTTCCGGGCGTTGCTGGAGTCGACAGCGTCGGAGCTGGGCGCGCGCATGACGGCGATGCGCAGCGCGTCCGACAACGCCGGCGAGATCATCGACGACCTCACGCTCGAGATGAACCGCGCACGCCAGGCAGAGATCACCCAGGAGATCATGGAAGTCGTCGCCGGCGCCGAAGCGCTCGGTTAA
- the atpE gene encoding ATP synthase F0 subunit C, whose translation MDLILITAQVALDAARATGETAGRAIGLGLGTGLAALGTGVGLGFIFGKTIEAVSRQPELRDDIQSIQWLGFALTEATVFYGFIAGLIAFFV comes from the coding sequence GTGGACCTGATCCTGATCACCGCACAGGTTGCGCTCGATGCGGCCAGAGCGACCGGCGAGACCGCCGGCCGCGCCATCGGCCTCGGCCTGGGCACCGGGCTCGCCGCCCTTGGTACGGGCGTCGGCCTCGGCTTCATCTTCGGCAAGACGATCGAGGCGGTCTCGCGTCAGCCGGAGCTGAGAGACGACATCCAGTCGATCCAGTGGCTCGGCTTCGCGCTCACCGAGGCGACCGTCTTCTACGGGTTCATCGCCGGCCTGATCGCGTTCTTCGTCTAA
- the atpF gene encoding F0F1 ATP synthase subunit B, which produces MLAAIDTIAAPLVLAATTEDDGLNPLVRVVPGLMIWTLLAFVVALLVLRKYAWPQITRILDQRQQQIEESIDAADRTRQEADELLAEYRQRLTDARAQADEIVAKAERAGEVAEREGLDAAKVKREELLEQTRRDIQAETNRAIQEIRREVADLTVQATEKVTRKTLSPDDQKRLVEEALSELDFSTLSGDRRN; this is translated from the coding sequence ATGCTCGCCGCAATCGACACCATCGCGGCGCCCCTCGTCCTGGCCGCGACCACGGAAGACGACGGGCTGAACCCGCTCGTCAGAGTCGTCCCCGGCCTGATGATCTGGACGCTGCTGGCGTTCGTCGTCGCGCTGCTGGTCCTGCGCAAGTACGCGTGGCCGCAGATCACGAGAATCCTCGATCAGCGCCAGCAGCAGATCGAGGAGTCGATCGACGCCGCCGACCGCACACGCCAGGAGGCCGACGAGCTGCTCGCCGAGTACCGGCAGCGACTCACCGACGCCCGTGCGCAAGCGGACGAGATCGTCGCGAAGGCCGAGCGTGCCGGCGAAGTCGCCGAGCGCGAGGGCCTCGACGCGGCGAAGGTCAAGCGCGAGGAGCTGCTGGAGCAGACGCGTCGTGACATCCAGGCCGAGACCAACCGCGCGATCCAGGAGATTCGTCGCGAGGTCGCCGACCTCACCGTGCAGGCGACCGAAAAGGTCACCCGCAAGACGCTCTCGCCCGACGATCAGAAGCGGCTCGTCGAAGAGGCGCTGTCCGAGCTGGACTTCAGCACTCTCTCCGGCGACCGGAGGAACTAG